TTCGCGACTCTGAAGGTAGAAAAATGAGTAAATCTCTAGGAAATGGAATTGATCCATTAGAAATAATAGACGAATATGGTGCAGATGCTTTAAGATTTTCTCTTATAACGGGAAATACTCCAGGTAATGATATGAGATTCTATGTTGAAAGAGTAGAATCAAGCAGAAATTTTGCTAATAAATTATGGAATGCTTCTAGATTTGTAATAATGAATTTAGGGGAAGAATTTCATTTTACAGGGATAGATAATGAAAATCTAAAGGTAGAAGATAAGTGGATAATTTCTAGATTAAATAGTGCTATAAAGGAAATTGATGATAATCTAAATAAGTTTGAATTAGGACTTGCAGCACAAAAGATATATGATTTTACATGGAATGAATATTGTGATTGGTATATAGAAATGGTTAAACCTAGATTATATGGAGAAGACGAAGCTGATAAAATTACAGTTAAAAATGTTCTTATACATGTATTAGGGGATATAAATAAATTACTTCATCCTTTTATGCCTTTTGTAACAGAAGAAATATATAGTTATATAAATGAGAGTAATGAAAGTATAATGGTATCTAATTGGCCGGAAAATGATGATAAATATAATTTTGTTGAAGCAGAAGAACAAATTGATTTTATTATGGATGCAATAAAAAGCATAAGAAATATAAGAGCTGAAATGAATGTTATTCCTTCTAAAAAAGCAAAGGCTATATTTGTAACACAAAATTATAATAAAAGAAAAATATTAGAAAATAATGAATTATTCTTTACTACACTTGCTTCAGCATCTAGTGTAGAAATAAAGGAAAATAAAGATGGAATATCAGATGATGCAATGAGTGCTGTTGTAGAAGGTGCTGAAATATTTTTACCTCTTGAAGAGCTTGTAGATTTTGATAAAGAGATAGAAAGATTAGAAAAAGAAAAATCAAGGTTAGAAAATGAAATTAAAAGAGTAAATGGAAAGTTATCAAATAAAGGATTCGTAGAAAAAGCTCCAGAGTCTATAGTAAATCAGGAGAGAGAGAAGAAACAAAAATACGAAGGGATGCTAGATAAAGTTGTAGAGCGATTAAACAACATTATAGATAAAAAAGATTAATAAAGAGGTGGAAATATGAATTATAATGGAGCTTTAGAATTTATACATGGTACTAGAAAATTTGGAAGTAAATTGGGATTAGATAATATAAAAAAATTATTAGAGTTATTAGGAAATCCACACGATAAATTAAAATTTATTCATATAGCAGGTACTAATGGTAAAGGTTCAACCACTTCTTTTATTTCTAGTATATTGTTTGAATCTGGATACAAGGTAGGGTCATTTACGTCGCCCTATCTAGAGGTTTTTAATGAAAGAATCAGAGTAAATAACCAAAATATAAGTGATAAGAGATTAAGTGAAGTTACTTTAAAGGTAAAAGGAAAAGTAGAACAAATGTTAAAAGAAGGATACAATCATCCTACTGAATTTGAAATAGTTACAGCAATAGCATTTGTATATTTTCTTGAAGAAAAAACTGATATTGTAGTATTAGAAGTAGGACTTGGAGGAAGATATGATTCTACAAATATTATAGGGAAACCTTTAATATCTGTAATTACTCCTATATCTTTAGATCATATGGATATATTAGGTGATACTATAGAAAAAATAGCATATGAAAAAGCTGGAATTATAAAAGAAAACTCTACAGTAATCTCTTATCCTCAACAAAATGAAGCTCGTAATGTTCTTTTAAATGTTAGCAAAGAAAAAAGATCTGAAATTATGTTTTTAGATTTTAATGATATTAGCATAGATAGATGTAATGATAAAGGTTCAGTATTTAATATTTCACATAAAGATAAAATATATAGAAATTTTAAAATAAACTTAATAGGAAAATATCAAGTATATAATGCAAGTTTAGCAGTTAAGACGTTACTAATATTAAATGATAATAATGAAATAAATATTAGTGAAGAAGATATTAGAAAAGGACTTGAAAGTACTATATGGATGGGAAGGTTAGAAATAATAAATAATAATCCTAAAGTTATTATAGATGGTGCTCATAATGAGGCTGGAGCAAAGTCCTTAGTAGAAAACATAGAGAATTTATTTGAATTTAATAAGTTGATTTTACTTATAGGTATGTTAGAAGATAAAGAAGTATATAAGATATTATCTATAATAATACCACATGCTGACAATATAATAGTTACTAAACCGAGAGTTCCTAGGGCGATGAGTTCTAAAGACTTAGCAAAAAAAATTAATAAAATTAATCAAAAAGTTGTTTCAGAAGAAAATATTGAGCAAGCTATTAATTTATCCTTTGAGGAATATAATGAAGGCGATTTGATTGTTGCGTCAGGTTCTTTATATTTAATTGGTGAAGTTAGAAAGTTAATAAAAGAAAGATAAATTTATACCTCTTATTATTTTAATAATAAGGGGTATTCACCTAATTTTATCTATTAGCATAAAGTGTTATATAGAATAAAAGAGGTGAAAAGATGAATCGGTTTGAGAACAGAAAAATTATAGTTTCTAGTTCAGGGGAGAACTCTCTAAATATAATAGAACCAAATAAAGATTTTAAAATCTCTAAAATAAATTATACTGATATGTGTTTTGATAAGATAAAATATAAGATAGATGATAAAGTATTCAATTATAGAACCCATTCTATCTTTAAAAATTCAAAACCTAATATAATTTATTTAGTAAATTATTATGGGAACAATATACTAAAAATTGATATTTCTAAAAGAGAAATTATTGATTTAGTATATGTTGGTTGTTGTCCTAGCCACATAGCAATTTCTGATGAATATATATATATTACAAACAGTGATTCTAATTCTATATCTATAGTAGATATAGAAGAGTTTAATTTGATTAAAAATATATCTGTTGGTGAAAAACCTCATGATATAAAAATTGATAAACAGAATAATAAATTATATATAGCTAACAGTAATGAATATACTATAAGTGTAATTGATTTAAATCAAGATAAAGATGAAAAGATCTATATAGATATATTACCGTTACATTTTCATATATTGGATGAGAATATGTTGATATTGTCATGTGAGTGCGAAAACATGAAGAGTTCAATTTCTTTTTTAAATTTGAAAAATCAAAAAGTATCAAAGAGGATATTTATAGAAGAAACATTATTAGATATGGTTATATTAAAAGATAAGAATATAATTTTTTCTACTAATGGTGGTGATGGATTTTTATATAAGATAAATTATATTACAGATAGTATAGATAAGATATATCTTGGAGGAATGCCTAATGATATATTATGGGATGGTGACAATATATTATATATAACTGATTTAGTTAAAAATTCACTTTTAGTTTTTGATATAAATAAAAATTCTATAGTTAATCAAATATATGTAGGTAAAGAACCTAATGGATTAATCTTTTTATAAAGATAAAAAGATTAATCCATTTTTGTTGCAAGAATATCTATAAATTTTTTATATATAACTTGAGGATTTTGTTT
The genomic region above belongs to Senegalia massiliensis and contains:
- a CDS encoding bifunctional folylpolyglutamate synthase/dihydrofolate synthase codes for the protein MNYNGALEFIHGTRKFGSKLGLDNIKKLLELLGNPHDKLKFIHIAGTNGKGSTTSFISSILFESGYKVGSFTSPYLEVFNERIRVNNQNISDKRLSEVTLKVKGKVEQMLKEGYNHPTEFEIVTAIAFVYFLEEKTDIVVLEVGLGGRYDSTNIIGKPLISVITPISLDHMDILGDTIEKIAYEKAGIIKENSTVISYPQQNEARNVLLNVSKEKRSEIMFLDFNDISIDRCNDKGSVFNISHKDKIYRNFKINLIGKYQVYNASLAVKTLLILNDNNEINISEEDIRKGLESTIWMGRLEIINNNPKVIIDGAHNEAGAKSLVENIENLFEFNKLILLIGMLEDKEVYKILSIIIPHADNIIVTKPRVPRAMSSKDLAKKINKINQKVVSEENIEQAINLSFEEYNEGDLIVASGSLYLIGEVRKLIKER
- a CDS encoding YncE family protein, with amino-acid sequence MNRFENRKIIVSSSGENSLNIIEPNKDFKISKINYTDMCFDKIKYKIDDKVFNYRTHSIFKNSKPNIIYLVNYYGNNILKIDISKREIIDLVYVGCCPSHIAISDEYIYITNSDSNSISIVDIEEFNLIKNISVGEKPHDIKIDKQNNKLYIANSNEYTISVIDLNQDKDEKIYIDILPLHFHILDENMLILSCECENMKSSISFLNLKNQKVSKRIFIEETLLDMVILKDKNIIFSTNGGDGFLYKINYITDSIDKIYLGGMPNDILWDGDNILYITDLVKNSLLVFDINKNSIVNQIYVGKEPNGLIFL